In bacterium, the following proteins share a genomic window:
- a CDS encoding PIG-L family deacetylase produces MTDGPVLLLTAHADDCEFFAGGLVAKFAAEGREIYEVIATNNERGTFELDRDEIISVSRDREARDAAKVLEKRDVFFLEYPDGFLGDTPINVLREQFMRYIRQIRPSTLLTFDPFAPYEPHPDHRAVAFAAMEAAGFASLPFYHHEHLREGLETHYVAETYYFAKRPRDVNKLVDITPHIDKKIESILCHESQVRMMVEDVKRTFAATGGDPNALAMLDADNPGPVIETFVRAWAAGVGERAGVEYAEEYRYERAGDLIRELTGDAAPE; encoded by the coding sequence ATGACCGACGGACCCGTCCTTCTTCTCACCGCGCACGCGGATGACTGCGAGTTTTTCGCGGGCGGACTTGTCGCGAAATTCGCCGCCGAAGGGCGCGAAATTTACGAGGTCATCGCGACCAACAACGAGCGCGGCACGTTCGAGCTCGATCGCGACGAGATCATCAGCGTCTCCCGCGACCGCGAGGCCCGCGACGCCGCGAAGGTGCTCGAAAAGCGCGACGTATTCTTCCTCGAATATCCCGACGGGTTTCTCGGCGACACGCCGATCAACGTGCTGCGCGAGCAGTTCATGCGCTATATCCGTCAAATTCGCCCGTCCACGCTTCTGACCTTCGACCCGTTCGCGCCGTATGAGCCGCACCCGGATCACCGCGCCGTCGCGTTCGCCGCGATGGAGGCCGCGGGTTTCGCGTCGCTGCCGTTTTATCATCACGAACACCTGCGCGAGGGACTCGAGACGCACTACGTCGCCGAAACGTATTACTTCGCCAAGCGCCCGCGCGACGTGAACAAGCTCGTCGACATCACGCCGCACATCGACAAGAAGATCGAATCGATCCTCTGCCACGAAAGCCAGGTGCGCATGATGGTCGAGGACGTGAAGCGAACGTTCGCCGCGACCGGCGGCGATCCGAACGCGCTGGCGATGCTCGACGCCGACAACCCCGGCCCGGTGATCGAAACGTTCGTGCGGGCGTGGGCGGCCGGGGTCGGCGAGCGCGCCGGCGTGGAATACGCCGAGGAATACCGCTACGAGCGCGCCGGCGATCTCATCCGCGAACTGACCGGAGACGCCGCGCCGGAATGA